From one Lolium rigidum isolate FL_2022 chromosome 4, APGP_CSIRO_Lrig_0.1, whole genome shotgun sequence genomic stretch:
- the LOC124708417 gene encoding PHD finger protein ALFIN-LIKE 1-like — protein sequence MDASYRRSGAGGGGGGSAPRTVEDIYKDYRGRRSAILRALTNDVEEFYGQCDPDKENLCLYGYANEAWEVALPAEEVPTELPEPALGINFARDGMKRTDWLALVAVHSDSWLVSVAFYYAARLTRSDRKRLFGMMNDLATVYEVISEMRQSKERDRSVGIDNSGRHKLPAKHAREAPPPPRVENNAREADEGYDEDDGDHSETLCGTCGGIYSAEEFWIGCDVCERWYHGKCVKITPAKAESIKQYKCPSCSSKRPRQQ from the exons ATGGACGCCTCCTACCGCCGCTCCGGCgccgggggaggcggcggcggctccgccCCCCGCACCGTCGAGGACATCTACAAGGACTACCGCGGCCGCCGCTCCGCCATCCTCCGCGCCCTCACCAACG ACGTCGAGGAGTTCTACGGGCAGTGCGATCCAG ATAAGGAGAACCTCTGCCTGTACGGCTACGCCAACGAGGCGTGGGAGGTGGCGCTGCCGGCGGAGGAGGTGCCCACCGAGCTGCCGGAGCCGGCCCTCGGGATCAACTTCGCCCGCGACGGGATGAAGCGCACCGACTGGCTCGCGCTCGTCGCCGTCCACTCCGACTCATGGCTCGTCTCCGTCGCCTTCTACTATGCCGCGCGCCTCACCCGCAGCGACAG GAAGCGTTTATTTGGCATGATGAATGATTTGGCAACCGTTTATGAAGTCATCTCAGAGATGAGACAATCGAAGGAGAGGGATAGATCGGTTGGTATTGACAACAGCGGTAGACACAAGCTGCCAGCCAAG CATGCACgtgaggcgccgccgccaccacgtgtggaaaATAACGCCAGGGAGGCTGATGAAGGCTACGATGAAGATGACGGCGACCACAGCGAGACTCTTTGCGGGACATGCGGTGGGATATACAGTGCGGAGGAATTCTGGATCGGGTGCGACGTTTGCGAGAGGTGGTACCATGGCAAGTGTGTGAAGATAACTCCTGCCAAGGCGGAGAGCATAAAGCAGTACAAATGCCCGAGCTGCAGCTCAAAGAGACCTAGGCAGCAGTAG